The Phyllostomus discolor isolate MPI-MPIP mPhyDis1 chromosome 4, mPhyDis1.pri.v3, whole genome shotgun sequence genome window below encodes:
- the LRRFIP1 gene encoding leucine-rich repeat flightless-interacting protein 1 isoform X14, producing MTNPAAAQNKEIDCLSPEAQRVAEARLAAKRAARAEAREIRMKELERQQKEVEERPDKDFAEKGSRTLPSLSAATLASLGGTSARRGSGDTSVSADTEASMREIKDSLAEVEEKYKKAMVSNAQLDNEKTNYMYQVDTLKDALLELEEQLAESRRQYEEKNKEFEREKHAHGLLRFQLAEMKAALQQREEMLQKHGIVLSSEVATNGETSDAPMGARPRSPARTTTKEEPNALPAPADGPLGKATEVEVESETVDPVGKRESLQSTEREQRQEDPVEDGVDAEVLPPGDSAEDHTPPDSSALSLAAAADAAEGGQVQSPVLANGSLLDHTEQGGSRAATSTPEAGAGASGCWRELDGDTLHPEADALDALNQSGETKETQEPEKQGCGTRLGEVSPDPRQEPAPSQIPEADTVSCSTPGSVQAGPTGLGGPEDTAASRPPRGSVDSVSQDDSCVADVPREVDASAGCGLETELTGQEAAELGEAPVQGTGLGGCRDEEEAEGAGVKSEKPTQTAAQTSPSSARATHRAQGAADPCPADAKSGPLDAEEPGEDSKDPQGEGLDSPQKKTRNKKKKNKKKKSPAAAAETSKDAEKELPPQSPELSEVKEEEPARPTDARPGAGTPPEAPGSPRRNSVAGSSENLDVPESANLEVDGGRNPGDGGDAATEAGEAIPEGEPGPPEGDALQGAGAGGSEGGGGGGGPDGAHGDGPTPCRPPGDEDVSGSTLPGGQRPSEVVVSESQGAREVSESLGPERDGLAPAGELGDACSDSREEAGGQSEKDRSKEDCTLS from the exons GTTGAAGAGAGACCAGACAAAGACTTCGCCGAGAAG GGGTCCCGCACCCTGCCCAGCCTGtctgcagccaccctggcctcGCTGGGTGGCACCTCTGCTCGGAGAGGAAGCGGGGACACCTCCGTCTCCGCGGACACCGAGGCGTCCATGCGGGAAATCAAG GACTCGCTGGCGGAAGTGGAGGAGAAGTACAAGAAGGCCATGGTCTCCAACGCGCAGCTGGACAACGAGAAGACGAACTACATGTACCAGGTGGACACGCTGAAGGACGCGCTGCTGGAGCTCGAGGAGCAGCTGGCCGAGTCGCGGCGGCAGTACGAGGAGAAGAACAAG GAGTTCGAGCGGGAGAAGCACGCTCACGGGCTGCTGCGCTTCCAGCTGGCGGAGATGAAGGCCGCCCTGCAGCAGCGGGAGGAGATGCTCCAG AAACACGGGATTGTCCTGAGTTCGGAAGTGGCCACCAATGGGGAGACTTCAGACGCTCCGATGGGCGCCAGGCCCCGCAGTCCCGCCAGGACGACGACGAAGGAAGAGCCGAACGCCCTCCCGGCGCCTGCGGACGGGCCCCTCG GAAAAGCCACTGAAGTGGAGgtggaaagtgaaactgtggaccctgtggggaaaagagagagcTTGCAGAGTACTGAGCGAGAGCAGCGCCAGGAGGACCCCGTAGAGGACGGTGTGGACGCAGAGGTCTTACCTCCTGGCGACAGTGCCGAGGACCACACGCCCCCCGACAGCAGTGCCCTCTccctagcagcagcagcagatgcTGCAGAGGGGGGCCAGGTTCAAAGCCCAGTTCTAGCAAACGGGTCCCTCCTTGACCACACAGAGCAGGGTGGGTCCAGAGCGGCCACAAGCACCCCGGAAGCCGGGGCCGGGGCTTCGGGGTGTTGGAGGGAACTGGATGGTGACACACTGCACCCCGAGGCGGATGCCTTGGATGCCCTAAACCAAAGTGGGGAAACCAAAGAAACACAGGAACCAGAAAAGCAAGGTTGCGGAACCAGGTTGGGAGAGGTGAGCCCGGACCCACGCCAGGAACCTGCTCCCTCGCAAATCCCCGAGGCCGACACGGTGAGCTGCAGCACCCCGGGCTCGGTGCAGGCAGGGCCGACAGGGCTAGGGGGGCCGGAGGACACAGCGGCCTCCAGGCCTCCGAGGGGCAGCGTTGACAGCGTGAGTCAGGATGACAGTTGTGTGGCCGATGTCCCCAGAGAGGTGGATGCCAGCGCAGGGTGTGGTTTGGAGACCGAACTCACCGgccaggaagcagcagagctCGGGGAGGCCCCGGTGCAGGGCACGGGACTGGGGGGGTGCAGGgatgaggaagaggcagagggggcGGGAGTTAAGAGTGAGAAGCCCACCCAGACTGCAGCCCAGACCAGCCCCTCGTCTGCGAGGGCCACGCACCGTGCTCAGGGAGCAGCAGACCCGTGCCCAGCAGACGCCAAGAGCGGACCCCTGGACGCGGAAGAACCCGGCGAGGACAGCAAAGACCCGCAGGGCGAGGGGCTGGATTCGCCGCAGAAGAAGACaaggaacaagaagaagaagaacaagaagaagaagtctccagcggcggcggcggagaCCAGCAAGGACGCCGAGAAAGAGTTGCCGCCTCAGAGCCCGGAGCTGAGCGAGGTCAAGGAGGAAGAGCCGGCGAGACCCACTGACGCGAGGCCAGGCGCGGGGACACCGCCTGAGGCCCCTGGCAGTCCCAGACGGAACTCGGTGGCAGGGAGCAGCGAGAACCTGGACGTTCCGGAAAGCGCTAACCTGGAGGTGGATGGAGGACGGAACCCGGGAGACGGCGGCGATGCGGCCACGGAGGCGGGGGAAGCGATCCCCGAGGGAGAACCGGGGCCGCCAGAAGGCGACGCCCTTCAGGGAGCGGGTGCAGGAGggtcagagggaggaggaggaggaggaggaccggACGGTGCCCACGGAGACGGCCCCACTCCATGCCGGCCCCCAGGGGACGAGGACGTGTCCGGCAGCACCCTGCCCGGAGGCCAGCGTCCCTCTGAGGTCGTCGTCAGTgagagccagggagccagggaggtTTCCGAGAGCCTCGGGCCAGAAAGGGATGGCCTGGCGCCCGCTGGGGAGTTGGGGGACGCCTGCTCAGACagcagggaggaggcggggggCCAGAGCGAGAAGGACAGAAGCAAAGAAGACTGCACCCTGTCGTAG
- the LRRFIP1 gene encoding leucine-rich repeat flightless-interacting protein 1 isoform X7 translates to MTNPAAAQNKEIDCLSPEAQRVAEARLAAKRAARAEAREIRMKELERQQKEVEERPDKDFAEKGSRTLPSLSAATLASLGGTSARRGSGDTSVSADTEASMREIKGLHELQDQIQDVEGRYMQGLKELKDSLAEVEEKYKKAMVSNAQLDNEKTNYMYQVDTLKDALLELEEQLAESRRQYEEKNKEFEREKHAHGLLRFQLAEMKAALQQREEMLQEIRQLQQKQAGYVREISDLQETIEWKDKKIGALERQKEFFDSVRSERDDLREEVGVLREKLKKHGIVLSSEVATNGETSDAPMGARPRSPARTTTKEEPNALPAPADGPLGKATEVEVESETVDPVGKRESLQSTEREQRQEDPVEDGVDAEVLPPGDSAEDHTPPDSSALSLAAAADAAEGGQVQSPVLANGSLLDHTEQGGSRAATSTPEAGAGASGCWRELDGDTLHPEADALDALNQSGETKETQEPEKQGCGTRLGEVSPDPRQEPAPSQIPEADTVSCSTPGSVQAGPTGLGGPEDTAASRPPRGSVDSVSQDDSCVADVPREVDASAGCGLETELTGQEAAELGEAPVQGTGLGGCRDEEEAEGAGVKSEKPTQTAAQTSPSSARATHRAQGAADPCPADAKSGPLDAEEPGEDSKDPQGEGLDSPQKKTRNKKKKNKKKKSPAAAAETSKDAEKELPPQSPELSEVKEEEPARPTDARPGAGTPPEAPGSPRRNSVAGSSENLDVPESANLEVDGGRNPGDGGDAATEAGEAIPEGEPGPPEGDALQGAGAGGSEGGGGGGGPDGAHGDGPTPCRPPGDEDVSGSTLPGGQRPSEVVVSESQGAREVSESLGPERDGLAPAGELGDACSDSREEAGGQSEKDRSKEDCTLS, encoded by the exons GTTGAAGAGAGACCAGACAAAGACTTCGCCGAGAAG GGGTCCCGCACCCTGCCCAGCCTGtctgcagccaccctggcctcGCTGGGTGGCACCTCTGCTCGGAGAGGAAGCGGGGACACCTCCGTCTCCGCGGACACCGAGGCGTCCATGCGGGAAATCAAG GGACTCCACGAGCTCCAGGACCAGATTCAGGACGTGGAGGGCAGATACATGCAGGGGCTGAAGGAGCTGAAG GACTCGCTGGCGGAAGTGGAGGAGAAGTACAAGAAGGCCATGGTCTCCAACGCGCAGCTGGACAACGAGAAGACGAACTACATGTACCAGGTGGACACGCTGAAGGACGCGCTGCTGGAGCTCGAGGAGCAGCTGGCCGAGTCGCGGCGGCAGTACGAGGAGAAGAACAAG GAGTTCGAGCGGGAGAAGCACGCTCACGGGCTGCTGCGCTTCCAGCTGGCGGAGATGAAGGCCGCCCTGCAGCAGCGGGAGGAGATGCTCCAG GAAATCCGGCAGCTGCAGCAGAAACAGGCGGGCTATGTCAGGGAGATCTCTGACCTGCAGGAAACGATAGAGTGGAAGGACAAAAAGATAGGG GCCTTAGAGAGGCAGAAGGAGTTCTTTGACTCCGTCAGGAGTGAGCGGGACGACCTCAGAGAAGAAGTGGGCGTGCTGAGAGAGAAGCTGAAG AAACACGGGATTGTCCTGAGTTCGGAAGTGGCCACCAATGGGGAGACTTCAGACGCTCCGATGGGCGCCAGGCCCCGCAGTCCCGCCAGGACGACGACGAAGGAAGAGCCGAACGCCCTCCCGGCGCCTGCGGACGGGCCCCTCG GAAAAGCCACTGAAGTGGAGgtggaaagtgaaactgtggaccctgtggggaaaagagagagcTTGCAGAGTACTGAGCGAGAGCAGCGCCAGGAGGACCCCGTAGAGGACGGTGTGGACGCAGAGGTCTTACCTCCTGGCGACAGTGCCGAGGACCACACGCCCCCCGACAGCAGTGCCCTCTccctagcagcagcagcagatgcTGCAGAGGGGGGCCAGGTTCAAAGCCCAGTTCTAGCAAACGGGTCCCTCCTTGACCACACAGAGCAGGGTGGGTCCAGAGCGGCCACAAGCACCCCGGAAGCCGGGGCCGGGGCTTCGGGGTGTTGGAGGGAACTGGATGGTGACACACTGCACCCCGAGGCGGATGCCTTGGATGCCCTAAACCAAAGTGGGGAAACCAAAGAAACACAGGAACCAGAAAAGCAAGGTTGCGGAACCAGGTTGGGAGAGGTGAGCCCGGACCCACGCCAGGAACCTGCTCCCTCGCAAATCCCCGAGGCCGACACGGTGAGCTGCAGCACCCCGGGCTCGGTGCAGGCAGGGCCGACAGGGCTAGGGGGGCCGGAGGACACAGCGGCCTCCAGGCCTCCGAGGGGCAGCGTTGACAGCGTGAGTCAGGATGACAGTTGTGTGGCCGATGTCCCCAGAGAGGTGGATGCCAGCGCAGGGTGTGGTTTGGAGACCGAACTCACCGgccaggaagcagcagagctCGGGGAGGCCCCGGTGCAGGGCACGGGACTGGGGGGGTGCAGGgatgaggaagaggcagagggggcGGGAGTTAAGAGTGAGAAGCCCACCCAGACTGCAGCCCAGACCAGCCCCTCGTCTGCGAGGGCCACGCACCGTGCTCAGGGAGCAGCAGACCCGTGCCCAGCAGACGCCAAGAGCGGACCCCTGGACGCGGAAGAACCCGGCGAGGACAGCAAAGACCCGCAGGGCGAGGGGCTGGATTCGCCGCAGAAGAAGACaaggaacaagaagaagaagaacaagaagaagaagtctccagcggcggcggcggagaCCAGCAAGGACGCCGAGAAAGAGTTGCCGCCTCAGAGCCCGGAGCTGAGCGAGGTCAAGGAGGAAGAGCCGGCGAGACCCACTGACGCGAGGCCAGGCGCGGGGACACCGCCTGAGGCCCCTGGCAGTCCCAGACGGAACTCGGTGGCAGGGAGCAGCGAGAACCTGGACGTTCCGGAAAGCGCTAACCTGGAGGTGGATGGAGGACGGAACCCGGGAGACGGCGGCGATGCGGCCACGGAGGCGGGGGAAGCGATCCCCGAGGGAGAACCGGGGCCGCCAGAAGGCGACGCCCTTCAGGGAGCGGGTGCAGGAGggtcagagggaggaggaggaggaggaggaccggACGGTGCCCACGGAGACGGCCCCACTCCATGCCGGCCCCCAGGGGACGAGGACGTGTCCGGCAGCACCCTGCCCGGAGGCCAGCGTCCCTCTGAGGTCGTCGTCAGTgagagccagggagccagggaggtTTCCGAGAGCCTCGGGCCAGAAAGGGATGGCCTGGCGCCCGCTGGGGAGTTGGGGGACGCCTGCTCAGACagcagggaggaggcggggggCCAGAGCGAGAAGGACAGAAGCAAAGAAGACTGCACCCTGTCGTAG
- the LRRFIP1 gene encoding leucine-rich repeat flightless-interacting protein 1 isoform X10, translating into MDMGTQGAGRKRLPNRERLSAEDDALNQIAREAEARLAAKRAARAEAREIRMKELERQQKEVEERPDKDFAEKGSRTLPSLSAATLASLGGTSARRGSGDTSVSADTEASMREIKDSLAEVEEKYKKAMVSNAQLDNEKTNYMYQVDTLKDALLELEEQLAESRRQYEEKNKEFEREKHAHGLLRFQLAEMKAALQQREEMLQALERQKEFFDSVRSERDDLREEVGVLREKLKKHGIVLSSEVATNGETSDAPMGARPRSPARTTTKEEPNALPAPADGPLGKATEVEVESETVDPVGKRESLQSTEREQRQEDPVEDGVDAEVLPPGDSAEDHTPPDSSALSLAAAADAAEGGQVQSPVLANGSLLDHTEQGGSRAATSTPEAGAGASGCWRELDGDTLHPEADALDALNQSGETKETQEPEKQGCGTRLGEVSPDPRQEPAPSQIPEADTVSCSTPGSVQAGPTGLGGPEDTAASRPPRGSVDSVSQDDSCVADVPREVDASAGCGLETELTGQEAAELGEAPVQGTGLGGCRDEEEAEGAGVKSEKPTQTAAQTSPSSARATHRAQGAADPCPADAKSGPLDAEEPGEDSKDPQGEGLDSPQKKTRNKKKKNKKKKSPAAAAETSKDAEKELPPQSPELSEVKEEEPARPTDARPGAGTPPEAPGSPRRNSVAGSSENLDVPESANLEVDGGRNPGDGGDAATEAGEAIPEGEPGPPEGDALQGAGAGGSEGGGGGGGPDGAHGDGPTPCRPPGDEDVSGSTLPGGQRPSEVVVSESQGAREVSESLGPERDGLAPAGELGDACSDSREEAGGQSEKDRSKEDCTLS; encoded by the exons GTTGAAGAGAGACCAGACAAAGACTTCGCCGAGAAG GGGTCCCGCACCCTGCCCAGCCTGtctgcagccaccctggcctcGCTGGGTGGCACCTCTGCTCGGAGAGGAAGCGGGGACACCTCCGTCTCCGCGGACACCGAGGCGTCCATGCGGGAAATCAAG GACTCGCTGGCGGAAGTGGAGGAGAAGTACAAGAAGGCCATGGTCTCCAACGCGCAGCTGGACAACGAGAAGACGAACTACATGTACCAGGTGGACACGCTGAAGGACGCGCTGCTGGAGCTCGAGGAGCAGCTGGCCGAGTCGCGGCGGCAGTACGAGGAGAAGAACAAG GAGTTCGAGCGGGAGAAGCACGCTCACGGGCTGCTGCGCTTCCAGCTGGCGGAGATGAAGGCCGCCCTGCAGCAGCGGGAGGAGATGCTCCAG GCCTTAGAGAGGCAGAAGGAGTTCTTTGACTCCGTCAGGAGTGAGCGGGACGACCTCAGAGAAGAAGTGGGCGTGCTGAGAGAGAAGCTGAAG AAACACGGGATTGTCCTGAGTTCGGAAGTGGCCACCAATGGGGAGACTTCAGACGCTCCGATGGGCGCCAGGCCCCGCAGTCCCGCCAGGACGACGACGAAGGAAGAGCCGAACGCCCTCCCGGCGCCTGCGGACGGGCCCCTCG GAAAAGCCACTGAAGTGGAGgtggaaagtgaaactgtggaccctgtggggaaaagagagagcTTGCAGAGTACTGAGCGAGAGCAGCGCCAGGAGGACCCCGTAGAGGACGGTGTGGACGCAGAGGTCTTACCTCCTGGCGACAGTGCCGAGGACCACACGCCCCCCGACAGCAGTGCCCTCTccctagcagcagcagcagatgcTGCAGAGGGGGGCCAGGTTCAAAGCCCAGTTCTAGCAAACGGGTCCCTCCTTGACCACACAGAGCAGGGTGGGTCCAGAGCGGCCACAAGCACCCCGGAAGCCGGGGCCGGGGCTTCGGGGTGTTGGAGGGAACTGGATGGTGACACACTGCACCCCGAGGCGGATGCCTTGGATGCCCTAAACCAAAGTGGGGAAACCAAAGAAACACAGGAACCAGAAAAGCAAGGTTGCGGAACCAGGTTGGGAGAGGTGAGCCCGGACCCACGCCAGGAACCTGCTCCCTCGCAAATCCCCGAGGCCGACACGGTGAGCTGCAGCACCCCGGGCTCGGTGCAGGCAGGGCCGACAGGGCTAGGGGGGCCGGAGGACACAGCGGCCTCCAGGCCTCCGAGGGGCAGCGTTGACAGCGTGAGTCAGGATGACAGTTGTGTGGCCGATGTCCCCAGAGAGGTGGATGCCAGCGCAGGGTGTGGTTTGGAGACCGAACTCACCGgccaggaagcagcagagctCGGGGAGGCCCCGGTGCAGGGCACGGGACTGGGGGGGTGCAGGgatgaggaagaggcagagggggcGGGAGTTAAGAGTGAGAAGCCCACCCAGACTGCAGCCCAGACCAGCCCCTCGTCTGCGAGGGCCACGCACCGTGCTCAGGGAGCAGCAGACCCGTGCCCAGCAGACGCCAAGAGCGGACCCCTGGACGCGGAAGAACCCGGCGAGGACAGCAAAGACCCGCAGGGCGAGGGGCTGGATTCGCCGCAGAAGAAGACaaggaacaagaagaagaagaacaagaagaagaagtctccagcggcggcggcggagaCCAGCAAGGACGCCGAGAAAGAGTTGCCGCCTCAGAGCCCGGAGCTGAGCGAGGTCAAGGAGGAAGAGCCGGCGAGACCCACTGACGCGAGGCCAGGCGCGGGGACACCGCCTGAGGCCCCTGGCAGTCCCAGACGGAACTCGGTGGCAGGGAGCAGCGAGAACCTGGACGTTCCGGAAAGCGCTAACCTGGAGGTGGATGGAGGACGGAACCCGGGAGACGGCGGCGATGCGGCCACGGAGGCGGGGGAAGCGATCCCCGAGGGAGAACCGGGGCCGCCAGAAGGCGACGCCCTTCAGGGAGCGGGTGCAGGAGggtcagagggaggaggaggaggaggaggaccggACGGTGCCCACGGAGACGGCCCCACTCCATGCCGGCCCCCAGGGGACGAGGACGTGTCCGGCAGCACCCTGCCCGGAGGCCAGCGTCCCTCTGAGGTCGTCGTCAGTgagagccagggagccagggaggtTTCCGAGAGCCTCGGGCCAGAAAGGGATGGCCTGGCGCCCGCTGGGGAGTTGGGGGACGCCTGCTCAGACagcagggaggaggcggggggCCAGAGCGAGAAGGACAGAAGCAAAGAAGACTGCACCCTGTCGTAG
- the LRRFIP1 gene encoding leucine-rich repeat flightless-interacting protein 1 isoform X8 → MDMGTQGAGRKRLPNRERLSAEDDALNQIAREAEARLAAKRAARAEAREIRMKELERQQKEVEERPDKDFAEKGSRTLPSLSAATLASLGGTSARRGSGDTSVSADTEASMREIKDSLAEVEEKYKKAMVSNAQLDNEKTNYMYQVDTLKDALLELEEQLAESRRQYEEKNKEFEREKHAHGLLRFQLAEMKAALQQREEMLQEIRQLQQKQAGYVREISDLQETIEWKDKKIGALERQKEFFDSVRSERDDLREEVGVLREKLKKHGIVLSSEVATNGETSDAPMGARPRSPARTTTKEEPNALPAPADGPLGKATEVEVESETVDPVGKRESLQSTEREQRQEDPVEDGVDAEVLPPGDSAEDHTPPDSSALSLAAAADAAEGGQVQSPVLANGSLLDHTEQGGSRAATSTPEAGAGASGCWRELDGDTLHPEADALDALNQSGETKETQEPEKQGCGTRLGEVSPDPRQEPAPSQIPEADTVSCSTPGSVQAGPTGLGGPEDTAASRPPRGSVDSVSQDDSCVADVPREVDASAGCGLETELTGQEAAELGEAPVQGTGLGGCRDEEEAEGAGVKSEKPTQTAAQTSPSSARATHRAQGAADPCPADAKSGPLDAEEPGEDSKDPQGEGLDSPQKKTRNKKKKNKKKKSPAAAAETSKDAEKELPPQSPELSEVKEEEPARPTDARPGAGTPPEAPGSPRRNSVAGSSENLDVPESANLEVDGGRNPGDGGDAATEAGEAIPEGEPGPPEGDALQGAGAGGSEGGGGGGGPDGAHGDGPTPCRPPGDEDVSGSTLPGGQRPSEVVVSESQGAREVSESLGPERDGLAPAGELGDACSDSREEAGGQSEKDRSKEDCTLS, encoded by the exons GTTGAAGAGAGACCAGACAAAGACTTCGCCGAGAAG GGGTCCCGCACCCTGCCCAGCCTGtctgcagccaccctggcctcGCTGGGTGGCACCTCTGCTCGGAGAGGAAGCGGGGACACCTCCGTCTCCGCGGACACCGAGGCGTCCATGCGGGAAATCAAG GACTCGCTGGCGGAAGTGGAGGAGAAGTACAAGAAGGCCATGGTCTCCAACGCGCAGCTGGACAACGAGAAGACGAACTACATGTACCAGGTGGACACGCTGAAGGACGCGCTGCTGGAGCTCGAGGAGCAGCTGGCCGAGTCGCGGCGGCAGTACGAGGAGAAGAACAAG GAGTTCGAGCGGGAGAAGCACGCTCACGGGCTGCTGCGCTTCCAGCTGGCGGAGATGAAGGCCGCCCTGCAGCAGCGGGAGGAGATGCTCCAG GAAATCCGGCAGCTGCAGCAGAAACAGGCGGGCTATGTCAGGGAGATCTCTGACCTGCAGGAAACGATAGAGTGGAAGGACAAAAAGATAGGG GCCTTAGAGAGGCAGAAGGAGTTCTTTGACTCCGTCAGGAGTGAGCGGGACGACCTCAGAGAAGAAGTGGGCGTGCTGAGAGAGAAGCTGAAG AAACACGGGATTGTCCTGAGTTCGGAAGTGGCCACCAATGGGGAGACTTCAGACGCTCCGATGGGCGCCAGGCCCCGCAGTCCCGCCAGGACGACGACGAAGGAAGAGCCGAACGCCCTCCCGGCGCCTGCGGACGGGCCCCTCG GAAAAGCCACTGAAGTGGAGgtggaaagtgaaactgtggaccctgtggggaaaagagagagcTTGCAGAGTACTGAGCGAGAGCAGCGCCAGGAGGACCCCGTAGAGGACGGTGTGGACGCAGAGGTCTTACCTCCTGGCGACAGTGCCGAGGACCACACGCCCCCCGACAGCAGTGCCCTCTccctagcagcagcagcagatgcTGCAGAGGGGGGCCAGGTTCAAAGCCCAGTTCTAGCAAACGGGTCCCTCCTTGACCACACAGAGCAGGGTGGGTCCAGAGCGGCCACAAGCACCCCGGAAGCCGGGGCCGGGGCTTCGGGGTGTTGGAGGGAACTGGATGGTGACACACTGCACCCCGAGGCGGATGCCTTGGATGCCCTAAACCAAAGTGGGGAAACCAAAGAAACACAGGAACCAGAAAAGCAAGGTTGCGGAACCAGGTTGGGAGAGGTGAGCCCGGACCCACGCCAGGAACCTGCTCCCTCGCAAATCCCCGAGGCCGACACGGTGAGCTGCAGCACCCCGGGCTCGGTGCAGGCAGGGCCGACAGGGCTAGGGGGGCCGGAGGACACAGCGGCCTCCAGGCCTCCGAGGGGCAGCGTTGACAGCGTGAGTCAGGATGACAGTTGTGTGGCCGATGTCCCCAGAGAGGTGGATGCCAGCGCAGGGTGTGGTTTGGAGACCGAACTCACCGgccaggaagcagcagagctCGGGGAGGCCCCGGTGCAGGGCACGGGACTGGGGGGGTGCAGGgatgaggaagaggcagagggggcGGGAGTTAAGAGTGAGAAGCCCACCCAGACTGCAGCCCAGACCAGCCCCTCGTCTGCGAGGGCCACGCACCGTGCTCAGGGAGCAGCAGACCCGTGCCCAGCAGACGCCAAGAGCGGACCCCTGGACGCGGAAGAACCCGGCGAGGACAGCAAAGACCCGCAGGGCGAGGGGCTGGATTCGCCGCAGAAGAAGACaaggaacaagaagaagaagaacaagaagaagaagtctccagcggcggcggcggagaCCAGCAAGGACGCCGAGAAAGAGTTGCCGCCTCAGAGCCCGGAGCTGAGCGAGGTCAAGGAGGAAGAGCCGGCGAGACCCACTGACGCGAGGCCAGGCGCGGGGACACCGCCTGAGGCCCCTGGCAGTCCCAGACGGAACTCGGTGGCAGGGAGCAGCGAGAACCTGGACGTTCCGGAAAGCGCTAACCTGGAGGTGGATGGAGGACGGAACCCGGGAGACGGCGGCGATGCGGCCACGGAGGCGGGGGAAGCGATCCCCGAGGGAGAACCGGGGCCGCCAGAAGGCGACGCCCTTCAGGGAGCGGGTGCAGGAGggtcagagggaggaggaggaggaggaggaccggACGGTGCCCACGGAGACGGCCCCACTCCATGCCGGCCCCCAGGGGACGAGGACGTGTCCGGCAGCACCCTGCCCGGAGGCCAGCGTCCCTCTGAGGTCGTCGTCAGTgagagccagggagccagggaggtTTCCGAGAGCCTCGGGCCAGAAAGGGATGGCCTGGCGCCCGCTGGGGAGTTGGGGGACGCCTGCTCAGACagcagggaggaggcggggggCCAGAGCGAGAAGGACAGAAGCAAAGAAGACTGCACCCTGTCGTAG